A window of Chryseobacterium aquaeductus genomic DNA:
ACCAAGATTTCCTTTATTTTTAGTTCCGTCTAGATCGATCATGATCTGATCCAAAAGATTCTGATCATACACAGGAAGACCTACCAGCTCTGGAGCAATCATTTCTCTTACATTTTCTACAGCTTTAGAAACACCTTTTCCCATCCATTCAGAACCGCCATCACGCAATTCTACAGCTTCATGTTCTCCGGTAGATGCCCCAGAAGGTACGGCAGCACGTCCCATTGCACCGCTTTCTGTAAATACATCAACCTCAATTGTAGGATTTCCTCTTGAATCCAAAATTTGTCTCGCTTCTATGTAAGAAATGTAACTCATTTTTTGTTTATTTATAGTTTATACAAATCTAATCAAAATTTAAGTTTTTTTGCCACTCTGAATGCATGAATTGGCTAATTTTGAGTTAAATTTTAGTTAATTTTGATGAAAATAATCAAACACGATGGTGATATAAAACAAAACCTTTTTTGAATTAATTCAAAAAAGGTTTCACACTTTAAATTTTTTTTCTTATTCGTCTTTTATTGCATCAAAATTGAAACTCACATTCAGGAATCCAAAAAGATTGTTGTTTTCCATATCATACTTTAAGATGAGTGGCAGCCAAAGATTGTTTAAAATTCTTATTCTTAGATCTGCATTTGCAGTAAATATATTATCTTTCTCGTTTTCTGCAAGTCCTGAAAATATCTTGGTATACTCAAAACCAGGTTTTAATTCTATAATTGACCTGTCTTTAACTTTCATTAAAGAAATATTCAGACCAAGTTGAGACGAAAACTCTTTCCTCTTTAAGACTGATGTTGTAATGCTATCTTTCGCCCGAAACTTGTTTCTAAAATCAATTTCCAAGCTTCCTCTGTCAGATTTAATACCCTGCAAGTAAACCATTTGAACATTATACTCATCAAAAAACTTAGAATCTTTTTGAAAATTACTATTAAAACCTACCGTGAGTAAAGGCTGACGTTTGATTCTGGCAATTTCTGCTTGAAATGAATGTGCAAACTTTGACGATAATTGACCGTAATTTTGAGACACTAAATTTTCTATTTCCTTTGGAAGCTGGTCTTTAGGAACATATCTCTCTTCTTCCAAAATCTTGTCTATCTTTTGTTTCAATTGTATTATCTCTTCATCACTGGGATTAGAGTCATTTCTATATTTATTAAAAGCAAGCATGATTTCAGAACTAATTGCATCAAAAAGTTCACCTGTTTCAGTTTTAGTTAAGCTTGCAACAGTAGAATCTCTTTTATTTACAATTGCCCAATCGAAACCATAATTGAAGCCTTTGAATTTATAATCATTATCTAAATCTAATCCAACTTCAATCTGAAAGTTCCTGCTAAACTTTTCCCTAGCATAATTGTAATCTATGAGCAAACTATTATCCGCTTTAGACTTTAATGCAAATAAATTTGCTTTGAATTGTAAAGATTTATTCTCTCCTGTAAGATCTTTTAAAGAAGCTTGCATGAAGTCTGTGAAAACATCTTTCCAGTTTCCAGATTTTGTTTCTTTTAAAGTATTGTATAAATTAGTCGATGATAAATTATTTTGGTCTATTTTTTCACTTTGAGCGAAAACCAAAATTGCATTCAGAAAACACAATCCCAAAATGATGTTTGATATAAAAGTTTTCATGGTTATTTTAATTTGTCTTGAATGAATATGTAACAAAATACGATTTTCCAGTTCTTGTTGTAGGGTTTGCATCCGATGTCTGGTCATAAGTAAAACCCTCGCCTTCCAATTTTATGGTAGTTTTTCTGTTTTCAGACATGGGATTAGAACCTATGATATACAAATTATATTCTCCTTCTAAATCTGTGAACTCATGCGAGAATGAGCCCTCTTTGGTTTCTTCAATTAGAGGTTTGTTATTACCTTTTTTAAAAAGTTTAAATACAATTCCTACGATAGATGTTCCGTTTTTTACTTCTAAGTTTAATTTTAATGTTTTCATGGTTATTAGTTTTTAAAAGTTTATATCTCAAATGTCCGATATAAAATACAACCAATCAATAACCCAAAAGGGTGATTCTTTCATCTAGGAAAAAGCATTATATAATGATGTTGTGGTTGATTAATTTGATTGTAAATCTATTCTGAAAAATAAATGGGTTCCGTTTTCTGTGGTAACGTCGCAATGTCCGTTTTGCTCCTGCATTCGCTGTTTCATATTTCGCAGTCCGTTTCCGTCGGCTTTTCCTTGACTGAATCCTACTCCGTTATCAGAAATTTTCATCAGAAATTCTTTATCCTTTTGTATGAACGAAAGTTTTAGTTGATCAGATTGACTATGTTTATAGGCATTGTTCAGTGCTTCTTTCAAACATAAAAACAGATTTCGCCTTTGCTCCGTGGTGATTGTTGTTTCAAAAATTGTACTTTCATCTTCAACAATCAGCTGGATTTTTGTTTTTTTAAGAAAATTTTGGGCGTACAATTTGGCATATTCCACAAAGCTTCCTACGGTATCATTTCCTGAATTTAAACTCCATAGCATTTCTCTCATTGAAATACTCATTTCTTCAGAAGTTTTCAGAAGCTCATTGATATCTGTTTTTAAATCTTCATCTTCTGCTTTTTGTTTCAAAAATTCTGCATGGAGCTTTAATGCAGAGATTCCAGCTCCAAGATCGTCATGCATGTCATGAGAAATACGCTCACGTTCTTTTTCAATAGACTTTTGCTTTTCGAGTTCTTTTTGAAGGAGTTGATTTTGGTATTCGGATTCTTTGAGTTGCTGTTGTTGTATAAAGAATAATTGTCTTCTGTTATATAAAACCACTATTAATATAATGAATGCTACAAAAAACATCATTAATACAATCGCTATGATGTAAGTGAATTTTATTTCATTCATGGAATTCATTAAGATTTCAAATTTCCTAAATTCAACCATTCATAAAAATCTAAAAAGGAATTGGGCATATCGTTAATTTTATAATAAATGATTTTATTAAGATTTTCTTGATAAAATTCGAGATTTTTTTTTTGAATCATTTTATATTTCTAAAAAATAAAAATTCAATTAAATTCACACTTTTAAATGCGCTATACTTTCTATTAAATCTAGTAATATTAGAAATAAAATTTTGAAAATTTTAAACAAATATTTTGTATTTTCTAAGTAGTGATTTCTTTAAAAATAAATTGATTATCTGATCTTCTGAAAAGCAAAAATTATTAACAGATATATCGATTCATTTACACCGTTTTCTGAAAGAACTGCTTTTTTTTTCATGGTACAATTTTTAATCTTTTTAATAAAAATAATAATTTATTTAAAACAAAAAACCCCTCTAAGAAATAATATATAAACAAATGTAGTAATCGCCTGATAAAATAAATTTATCGATGAAAAAAAATCAAAAGCATTATTAGCAAAAAATAGCGCAGGAATATATCTCATTAAATAAATTGTACCCCATAACAGAATACCAACGCTAATCCAGAATTTTTGCTTCTTGTATATTGCTACATCGTCTGGAGTTTTAATCTGTAGTCTAAACCATTCTAAACTTAAGAGAACATATAAAAAACTTTGTAGGATGGACAGTAAAAATGCATAATCAAAATAATTTAATAATAGGAAATAAGTAGGAATAAGAAAAATAAGAATCCATCCGTTTAATCTCTTTATAGATAACGATTCTTTAAAATAATACACAAAAAACAATATATAAAACACCTTAGTGTATTGATAGATGCCTCCATCAAAGTATTTCACATAAATAAGTAACTCTGTTATGAACACAACAAAGAAATATAAGTATAAAAATCTTTGTCTTGCCAATTTATTTTTAAAAGTAAAAACAAGACAAAGAAAAATTACTAATAAATAAAATTCATGCATATTAACACCCTGGAGGTTTTAAACAAAAGTCGTCATAATAGAAATATTGATTATCCCAGATTAATTGCTTGGATTCATTCTCTTTTAAGACACCCATAATTAATGTAAAATGATGCATTTTACTCTTTCCATTACTACTTTTTTTATCTTTTGTAATAATACCTGGTATTAGTGTCAGTACAGAACTATTTTTAGGGTTATATTTAATAAAATCATCATAAGGGATTATTACTTCCATAGTATTTTCGTAAGTACTATTTCCCACCCTTGTTGTTTGACATAAATTATTTTTTACAGTATTCATTTCAGGATAAATATTACTCATGAATTTATTATTTAAATCATTAAAGTTGTCAACTTCTTTAAGTGAAGACCTGCTGGTAATATAATACTTTCTATTATCTGATTGAGAAACAAAAAGTAAATCCAATCTTCCAGTATCTGTTAATAATAAGTGAACGAAGTCTCCTTCTTTTACATAATTTTTTTTTAATTCATTTATAACCGAGTTATGAACAAAAAAAACTAGAGGAAACTTACCACCAGTAAATCTAGGATTAAATTTATTTTCATATTGTTTATAATAATCGTTTACATCACCAACTGGTAATTCAGATAATATTTTTTTTATTCTGGCATCTGTAAATTTTGAAATTTTCACACTATCCCTTTCAGTCGCATTCACATGATTTGCTCCATCTTTTTTTCTACATTCGTAAAAAAGAGTGAAAATTACAATTAAACATACGAACTTGCTCAAATTTTTAATTTTTTTCATAGTTTTAGTATTTAAGGTTATTAAATTTATTTATAGCTTCTACTTTATTACCTACCTGAAGCTTTCTGTAGATATTTCCAACGTGTTTTTTTACGGTATCGATGCTTACAAATATCTTATCAGCAATTTCTTTATATAAAAGACCTTGCGACAATAGTTGCACAATTTCGGTTTCACGTTTTGTAAGCTTTTCGAAATCTTTTACTTCAATAGATTTTTTTTCAAAATGATTCAAAACTCTTCTGGCAATTGAAAAACTCATCGGAGCACCGCCGTTGTAAACATCACGGATTGAAGAGAGAATTTTATCCATACTTTCACCCTTTATGAGATAACCCATTGCACCAGCTTTGAGAGAATTGAAAATCATCTCGTCATCTTCAAAGCTTGTACACATAATGAAATTTGTATTGGGCAGATTTTTTTTCAGCTTGCCAATAATGTCAATACCGAGCATATCCTGAAGTTGGATATCCATCATTACGACGTCCGGAGAAATATCTGATAATTTTAAAAGAGCCGCACTACCGTCAAAAAACTGAGCGACTACTTTCATATCAATTTGGTAATCAATCACTTTCTTCAACGCATTGTTGTAGTTTTTTTCGTCTTCTACTATGGCAATGGAAATACTCATGTTTATTGATTTCGTTAAGACAAATTTCAACATAAAACAAAGCAGAAACAATTACACATTTGTGTAATGATATAATTTGAGTTCAGGTTATTGTTTTCGTTTTTGTTTTTACTAAATTTAATGAAAATTCCATATATAAAATAATAATTTAATTTAAAAATAAACTGAATGAAAAAAGCATTTTTAGTTGCAACATCTTTTATTGCATTATCACTAACAAGTTGCAAAAAAGAAGGTAACAAAGGAGTTATAAAGACAGACACTTCACAGCAGGTAATTGTAGCAGATGATGGAAAACCTGACGCAACTATTGGTTACAACGTTGATGTAAAAGGCAAAAAAACCATTAAAACCGACTATGTATACAAAGCAACTGATGGTACATTGGTAAAAGTTGTTTTTGATTATAACCCTGAAAACAGAAATATGACCATTACCAATAATAATAAAACGTTTGTACTAGATAAATCAGAAGTAAAAACAAACCAAACTACTTATGAAAAAGCTGATATGAAAGCAACCGTAAAGGGTGACAGCATAATAATTCGTCAGGGAGAAAATATTATTGAATTGGTAAAAACCAAAATATAGAACACAAAAAAAACGCTTAGAAATCTGAGCGTTTTTAGTATGATCTAAATTGTGTAATTCTATGATGCTTTTGCAGTCGAATTTCTAAACCAATCAACAGAACTTTCCGCACTTCGTCTTGCTGTAAAATGAATAATAATTGAATCCGGAATGATACTAGCCTCCTTTGTTTGTTGTATTTACAAAACTCAGATTTTCACTCGTTGTAGTTTTTACTAATTTGTCGTTTAAAATTTTCATGATTATAATATTTTAATATCACAAATATCGATACTTACACAAATTAAAATCAATTACCCATTTGGTTAAAAAAAAACCGTTCAGAAATCTGAACGGTTTTTTATATATCTGAATGAATATTATTCACCAGCTTTTTCTTCTGTAGAATCAGTTGATTCTGCCTTAGGCTCTTCAACTTTCTCCTCTACTGCCGGAGTTGCTTCAACAGCTACTTTTGCAGTAGAAGCAGATCTTCTACTTCTTCTTGTCGTCTTCTTCTCCTCAGCATTAGGATTATAAAGCTCATTGAAATCAACTAACTCGATAAGAGCAGTATCTGCAGCATCACCAGGTCTGAAACCAGTCTTGATGATTCTCGTATAACCACCGTTTCTTTCAGCGATTTTCGGAGCTACAGTTCTGAATAATTCAGTAACCGCTTCTTTACTTTGAAGATATGAAAAAACAATTCTTCTGTTGTGTGTAGTATCTTCTTTTGCTTTTGTTAATAGAGGCTCAACGTATACTCTTAAAGCTTTCGCTTTAGCTACAGTAGTGTTGATTCTTTTATGCTCAATTAGAGAACAAGCCATATTAGAAAGTAACGCGCTTCTGTGAGAAGCTGTTCTTCCTAAGTGATTGAATTTTTTACCGTGTCTCATTATTATTTAATTATCAGCGTCTAATTTATATTTTGCAACGTCGAAACCGAAGTTAAGACCTTTTGAATGCACTAATTCTTCTAGTTCTGTCAAAGATTTTTTACCAAAATTTCTGAATTTCATCAAATCAGACTTACTGTAAGAAACCAATTCTCCCAATGTTTCAACTTCAGCCGCTTTCAGACAGTTTAGGGCTCTTACAGAAAGATCCATATCTGCTAATTTAGACTTAAGAAGTTGTCTTGTGTGAAGAGTTTCCTCATCGTATTGGATAGATGCCTTTACAGCTTCAGTTTCTAAAGTTATTCTCTCATCAGAGAACAACATGAAGTGATAAATCAATATCTTAGAAGCTTCAGTTAAAGCATTCTGAGGGCTTATAGAACCGTCAGTTTCAATATCTAATACTAATTTTTCGTAGTCTGTTTTTTGCTCTACACGATAATTTTCAATGCTATACTGCACTTTCTTGATTGGCGTAAAAATAGAGTCGATAGCAATAGTTCCTACGGGAGCATTGTTTGACTTGTTTTGGTCTGAAGGTACATACCCTCTTCCCTTTTCTACATTAAACGTGATTTCGAAAGTTACATCTGAGTTTAAGTTACAGATCATCAATTCTGGATTAAGAATCTCAAAACCGTTGATTGATTTACCTAAATCACCAGCAGTAATTACAGTTTGACCGGAAACTTTAGCAACAACCTGTTCGTTAGTTTGGTTTTCTGCCGTAGCTTTTAATCTCACCTGCTTAAGGTTAAGAATAATTTCGGTAACGTCTTCAATTACTCCTGGAATCGTTGAAAATTCGTGCTCTACACCTTCTATTTTGATAGATGAAATAGCGTATCCTTCCAGAGAAGAAAGCAACACTCTTCTCAAAGCATTACCGATTGTAAGCCCGAAACCTGGTTCTAAAGGTCTGAATTCGAATTGACCTTTAAATTCATCAGAGTTAAGTAGAATTACTTTATCGGGTTTTATGAATTGTAAAATTGCCATATTATTGGGTTGAGCAAAAATTTGATTAAAAAATTATTTAGAGTAAAGTTCGACGATAAGCTGTTCCTTGATGTCTTCCGGGATTTGGATTCTTTCAGGAGCAGATACGAAAGTACCTTGCTTTTTCTCATCGTTGAATTGTAACCACTCATAGTTTGCCTTAGAAGCTAAAGAATCAGTAATTACCTCAAGAGATTTTGATTTCTCTCTCACAGCAATTACGTCACCTGCTTTTACCAAATAAGAAGGGATGTTAAGGATCTCACCATTCACTGTAATATGTCTGTGAGAAGTCAACTGTCTTGCACCTGCTCTGGTTTTAGCAAAACCTAATCTGTATACAACGTTATCTAATCTTGATTCGCAAAGTTGTAATAAAACTTCACCTGTTACACCTTTACTTCTGTGTGCTTTTTCGAATAAGTTAGCAAACTGTCTTTCTAAAATACCATAAGTATATTTAGCTTTCTGCTTTTCCATCAACTGGACAGCGTACTCAGACTTCTTTGCTCCTCTTCTTTTGTTAACGCCATGTTGTCCTGGCGGTTGGTTTTTTCTTTTCTCGAAGTTTTTATCATCTCCGTAGATTGCAGCGCCAAACTTTCTAGCAATCTTAGTTTTTGGTCCAATATATCTTGCCATAATGG
This region includes:
- a CDS encoding sensor histidine kinase, which gives rise to MNEIKFTYIIAIVLMMFFVAFIILIVVLYNRRQLFFIQQQQLKESEYQNQLLQKELEKQKSIEKERERISHDMHDDLGAGISALKLHAEFLKQKAEDEDLKTDINELLKTSEEMSISMREMLWSLNSGNDTVGSFVEYAKLYAQNFLKKTKIQLIVEDESTIFETTITTEQRRNLFLCLKEALNNAYKHSQSDQLKLSFIQKDKEFLMKISDNGVGFSQGKADGNGLRNMKQRMQEQNGHCDVTTENGTHLFFRIDLQSN
- a CDS encoding response regulator transcription factor, whose translation is MSISIAIVEDEKNYNNALKKVIDYQIDMKVVAQFFDGSAALLKLSDISPDVVMMDIQLQDMLGIDIIGKLKKNLPNTNFIMCTSFEDDEMIFNSLKAGAMGYLIKGESMDKILSSIRDVYNGGAPMSFSIARRVLNHFEKKSIEVKDFEKLTKRETEIVQLLSQGLLYKEIADKIFVSIDTVKKHVGNIYRKLQVGNKVEAINKFNNLKY
- the rplQ gene encoding 50S ribosomal protein L17; its protein translation is MRHGKKFNHLGRTASHRSALLSNMACSLIEHKRINTTVAKAKALRVYVEPLLTKAKEDTTHNRRIVFSYLQSKEAVTELFRTVAPKIAERNGGYTRIIKTGFRPGDAADTALIELVDFNELYNPNAEEKKTTRRSRRSASTAKVAVEATPAVEEKVEEPKAESTDSTEEKAGE
- a CDS encoding DNA-directed RNA polymerase subunit alpha, with amino-acid sequence MAILQFIKPDKVILLNSDEFKGQFEFRPLEPGFGLTIGNALRRVLLSSLEGYAISSIKIEGVEHEFSTIPGVIEDVTEIILNLKQVRLKATAENQTNEQVVAKVSGQTVITAGDLGKSINGFEILNPELMICNLNSDVTFEITFNVEKGRGYVPSDQNKSNNAPVGTIAIDSIFTPIKKVQYSIENYRVEQKTDYEKLVLDIETDGSISPQNALTEASKILIYHFMLFSDERITLETEAVKASIQYDEETLHTRQLLKSKLADMDLSVRALNCLKAAEVETLGELVSYSKSDLMKFRNFGKKSLTELEELVHSKGLNFGFDVAKYKLDADN
- the rpsD gene encoding 30S ribosomal protein S4, translating into MARYIGPKTKIARKFGAAIYGDDKNFEKRKNQPPGQHGVNKRRGAKKSEYAVQLMEKQKAKYTYGILERQFANLFEKAHRSKGVTGEVLLQLCESRLDNVVYRLGFAKTRAGARQLTSHRHITVNGEILNIPSYLVKAGDVIAVREKSKSLEVITDSLASKANYEWLQFNDEKKQGTFVSAPERIQIPEDIKEQLIVELYSK